The region GATTAGGTTCAGCAGCTTTAGACTTATGTTATGTTGCAAAGGGAACTTATGAAGGGTATTATGAGATGAATCTAAAAGCTTGGGATGTAAGTGCTGGAATAATTATTTTATTAGAAGCTGGTGGACAAGTATCAAATTTATATTTGCAAGATTATAAATTATTTGAAGATAAATATATTATTGCTTCAAATGGGCTAATACATTCCCATTTAATATCAAATCTTGTTATGAAGTAGTTTTTTAGCAATTTTTAGATAATATAAATACTTTTAAAAATATACAAAAGGGTAAATATGTGCGGTATTGTAGGGTACATAGGTAAAAAAGATACAACTAAATTTTTATTAGATGGTTTAAAAGAATTAGAATATAGAGGTTATGATTCAACAGGATTGGCTTTATTAAACAATGATAAAATTGATGTATTTAAAGCATTAGGTAAATTAACTAATCTAGTAAATAAAATTAGTAATGCCACATTGGATCAATACCCAATAGGAATTGGTCATACAAGATGGGCAACCCATGGAAAACCTACAGAATTAAATGCCCACCCACATTTAGGTGAATACTCTTATGTAGTTCACAATGGAATAATTGAAAACTATAAAGAGATAAAAGAGCAATTACAAAGTGAGGGTGTGAAATTTCTTTCACAAACTGATACTGAAGTTATTGTTCATCTTTTTGAAAGTTTCTATAACAAATTAAACGATTCAAAAAAAGCTTTTGAAAATACAATTGAAAAATTAAAAGGTGCTTTTTCAATTCTTTTGATTTCAAAAGCAGATCCAGAAAAAATATTTTTCTTTAAAAATGGAAGTCCATTAATTATTGCAAAAGGTAATGATGAAGGTGAAGTTATGTTTGCATCATCTGATGCACCACTAATTGGACTTGCACAAGATGTAGTTTATTTAGAAGATGGAGTAGGTGGAATAGCTTCTGCTTCAAACATAGAATTTTTAAGTGATAATTATACTTGGAGTACTCTTCCTACTTCAAAACAGTTTGCACAAAAAGATGGTTTTAGATTCTTTATGGAAAAAGAAATTTATGAGCAAAGTAATGTAGTAAGTGATTGTATGCTTGGAAGAATTCAAGATGAAGGAATATATTTTGATGAAATTAATCCAAGCTTAATTGAAGGAATTAAAGAGATAAAATTATGTGCATGTGGTACATCGTACCATGCAGGTCTAACATCTTCATACCTTTTTGAGAGACTTTCTAAAATAAAATGTAATGTAGAAGTAGCAAGTGAGTTTAGATATAAAGAGCCACTTCTTACAAAGGATACTTTATTTATCGTTATTTCTCAAAGTGGTGAGACAGCTGATACATTAGAGGCTTTAAAGATGGCAAAGAATGCTGGACTTAAGTCTTTGGTTATTTGTAATGTTGATAACTCATCTATGACAAGACTTGCTGATTATACAATTTTAACAAGAGCCGGAATAGAAAAAGGTGTTGCTTCAACAAAGGCATTTTCGACACAAACTGTAGTTTTATGGATGTTATCTCTTTATTTTGCTAAAATAAAAGGTTCAATTTCATCTGAGAAATTACAAAGTGAATTAAAAGCTTTAAGAGAGGTTCCTAAAACATTAATTGTTGAGGATAAAATTCACGAAAAATGTAGAAGATTATCAAAAAGATATCTTCACGGTCATGGTTTTTTCTTTATAGGACGAGATGTCTTTTTCCCATTAGCCCTAGAAGGTGCTTTAAAATTAAAAGAAATATCATATTTACATGCTGAAGGTTATCCAGCAGGTGAAATGAAACATGGTCCAATTGCGTTGGCTGATCCAGAGTTATTTACTATAGCTTTGATGCCACAAAATTTATTATATGATAAAATAAAATCAAATGTTGAAGAGTTAAGTGCAAGAGATAGTACAATTTGTGCCATATCACCACTTGATTTTGAACTTAGTGATGATTTTATCAAAACTCAAGAAACAGAGCATTATATGCTAGAGTTCTTTGAGATGTTAGTTGTATTGCAAGTTTTATCAATGGAGATTTCAATACGATTAGGGAATGATGTTGACATGCCAAGAAACTTGGCTAAGTCTGTTACTGTTGAATAAATATTAATTTTTTATTTTTTTAATTTTAAAATAAAAAGTAAGTGTGTATTTAATGGAAAACAAAAATGGAAAACCTACGAGGAAAACAAAAATGGAAAACAAAAATCAATACTTATTTACAAGTGAAGTTGTAAGTCCGGGGCACCCAGATAAGTGTGCAGATATTATTGCTGATTCAATCGTTGATAGATTGATAATTGAAGATAAGCAAAGTAGAGTAGCTTCGGAAGTTTTTGTTGCTGGAAAGCATGTTGTAATTGGTGGAGAAGTTAAATCTAAATGCCAATTATCACAAGAAGAGTATGAAGAGATTGTAAAAGATGCTCTTGCAAAAATTGGTTACGACGGTAAATCTAGTTTTACAAAAGAACAATGTTTACATCCTGATGATGTAAAAGTACAGGTGCTTTTAAACCAACAAAGCCCAGATATCTCTCAAGGAGTTGACCAAACTACTGGAGATATTGGGGCAGGTGATCAAGGTATTATGTTTGGTTTCGCATCAAGTGAAACAGCTGACTTAATGCCAGCTGCTATCACTTATGCAAGAATGTTGGCAGATAAAGTTTATAATTATGCTTTAAATCATAAACATAAACTTGGAGTTGATATTAAAACTCAAGTTACTATTGATTATGGTACAAAAGAGAATTTTGAGAATTGTAAACCTCAAAAGATTCATACAATCGTTGTTAGTGCACCTTCAGTTGAAGGTATGCCAATAGAAGAAGTTAGAGAGTTAATCCAAGGTCTTATTGATGATACTGGATTACCAACTGATATGTATGACAAAGATAAAACAATTATTCATATTAATCCAACAGGAAGATATGTAAACCATTCTTCTTTACACGATAGTGGATTAACGGGAAGAAAACTTATTGTTGATTCATTTGGAGGATATTCACCAATTGGTGGTGGAGCTCAATCTTCAAAAGATTATACAAAAGTTGATAGATCTGGACTTTATGCTGCAAGATGGATTGCAAAAAATATTGTTGCAGCAGGACTTGCTTCAAAAGCAGTTGTACAAATATCTTATGCAATTGGTGTTGCTAGACCAACTTCTGTTGCAGTTGATACTATGGGTACATATACAAAAATTGATGATGACAAGTTATCACAATTTGTAATGGATGAATATCCATTAACTCCAAGATGGATTACTGAGCAGTTCAACCTTGATAACCCTTCTGAAGAAACATTCCTTTATGCGGATGTTGCTGCAAGAGGACAAGTTGGACAA is a window of Halarcobacter sp. DNA encoding:
- the glmS gene encoding glutamine--fructose-6-phosphate transaminase (isomerizing); protein product: MCGIVGYIGKKDTTKFLLDGLKELEYRGYDSTGLALLNNDKIDVFKALGKLTNLVNKISNATLDQYPIGIGHTRWATHGKPTELNAHPHLGEYSYVVHNGIIENYKEIKEQLQSEGVKFLSQTDTEVIVHLFESFYNKLNDSKKAFENTIEKLKGAFSILLISKADPEKIFFFKNGSPLIIAKGNDEGEVMFASSDAPLIGLAQDVVYLEDGVGGIASASNIEFLSDNYTWSTLPTSKQFAQKDGFRFFMEKEIYEQSNVVSDCMLGRIQDEGIYFDEINPSLIEGIKEIKLCACGTSYHAGLTSSYLFERLSKIKCNVEVASEFRYKEPLLTKDTLFIVISQSGETADTLEALKMAKNAGLKSLVICNVDNSSMTRLADYTILTRAGIEKGVASTKAFSTQTVVLWMLSLYFAKIKGSISSEKLQSELKALREVPKTLIVEDKIHEKCRRLSKRYLHGHGFFFIGRDVFFPLALEGALKLKEISYLHAEGYPAGEMKHGPIALADPELFTIALMPQNLLYDKIKSNVEELSARDSTICAISPLDFELSDDFIKTQETEHYMLEFFEMLVVLQVLSMEISIRLGNDVDMPRNLAKSVTVE
- the metK gene encoding methionine adenosyltransferase; translation: MENKNQYLFTSEVVSPGHPDKCADIIADSIVDRLIIEDKQSRVASEVFVAGKHVVIGGEVKSKCQLSQEEYEEIVKDALAKIGYDGKSSFTKEQCLHPDDVKVQVLLNQQSPDISQGVDQTTGDIGAGDQGIMFGFASSETADLMPAAITYARMLADKVYNYALNHKHKLGVDIKTQVTIDYGTKENFENCKPQKIHTIVVSAPSVEGMPIEEVRELIQGLIDDTGLPTDMYDKDKTIIHINPTGRYVNHSSLHDSGLTGRKLIVDSFGGYSPIGGGAQSSKDYTKVDRSGLYAARWIAKNIVAAGLASKAVVQISYAIGVARPTSVAVDTMGTYTKIDDDKLSQFVMDEYPLTPRWITEQFNLDNPSEETFLYADVAARGQVGQSDYPWEKLDQVEKFKSLV